A stretch of the Actinoalloteichus fjordicus genome encodes the following:
- the xylB gene encoding xylulokinase — protein sequence MTTEALLGIDLGTSGVKTVLLAASGEILSEGSADCPLHSARAGWAEADPRDWWIAVVHAVGQAVARCGTRSAVAVRGVGVTGQMHGLVLVDRHGDPVRPALLWPDRRALAQSEEWGELPTVLRGRLANPITPGMTGPLLSWVAEHEPEHCATADRLLLPKDWLRLRLTGAVGTDPSDASATLLWDVAADTWSERAVEAMGLPSRLLPPVGHSEATAGALRPAEAAELGLPAGIPVVFGAADTPAALLATGLRPGEVQLTIGSGAQLVSLTDDPSAAPQPLVHLYRTARPQGWYRMAAVQNAGLALDWVRSLLGADWSEVYAAAAEGEPGADGVTFVPYLTGERTPRMDPTLASTFTGLRLGHDRRTILRAAVEGVAFAIRDAASALPEPLPDVIRLAGGGIRDDRFRALVADVLDVELSPVELRSASAVGAAILAAAGAGLPVPPAGRADGSPVRPSGRDHSAAFDRYRDLVEPPAEDEFGHGHH from the coding sequence GTGACGACCGAGGCGCTGTTGGGCATCGACCTGGGGACGAGCGGGGTCAAGACCGTGCTCCTGGCGGCATCGGGCGAGATCCTCAGCGAGGGCTCCGCCGACTGCCCCCTGCACAGCGCACGGGCAGGCTGGGCCGAGGCTGATCCGAGGGACTGGTGGATCGCCGTCGTGCACGCCGTCGGACAGGCGGTGGCCCGCTGCGGCACGCGCTCTGCGGTCGCCGTCCGGGGAGTGGGCGTGACCGGGCAGATGCACGGGCTCGTCCTGGTGGATCGACACGGCGATCCGGTCCGGCCCGCGCTGCTCTGGCCGGACCGGCGGGCCCTGGCCCAGTCCGAGGAGTGGGGCGAGTTGCCGACGGTGCTGCGCGGCAGACTGGCCAACCCGATCACCCCCGGCATGACCGGTCCGCTGCTGAGCTGGGTGGCCGAGCACGAACCCGAGCACTGCGCGACGGCCGATCGGCTGCTGCTGCCCAAGGACTGGCTGCGGCTGCGGCTGACCGGCGCGGTCGGCACCGATCCGAGCGATGCATCGGCGACGCTGCTGTGGGACGTCGCGGCGGACACCTGGTCGGAGCGCGCCGTCGAGGCCATGGGCCTGCCGTCTCGGCTGCTGCCGCCGGTAGGGCACTCCGAGGCGACCGCCGGGGCGCTGCGGCCCGCCGAGGCTGCCGAACTGGGGCTGCCTGCGGGCATTCCGGTGGTGTTCGGCGCGGCCGACACCCCGGCCGCGCTGCTGGCCACCGGTCTCAGACCCGGTGAGGTCCAGCTCACCATCGGCAGCGGTGCCCAACTCGTCTCGCTCACCGACGATCCGAGCGCCGCACCGCAGCCGCTCGTCCATCTCTACCGGACGGCGCGGCCGCAGGGCTGGTATCGGATGGCGGCGGTGCAGAACGCCGGACTGGCACTGGACTGGGTCCGGTCCCTGCTCGGCGCCGACTGGTCCGAGGTGTACGCGGCGGCGGCCGAGGGCGAACCCGGCGCCGACGGGGTGACCTTCGTGCCGTACCTCACCGGCGAGCGCACCCCGAGGATGGACCCGACGCTGGCCTCGACGTTCACCGGTCTGCGGCTCGGCCACGACCGGCGGACGATCCTGCGGGCCGCCGTCGAGGGCGTCGCCTTCGCCATCCGCGATGCCGCGAGCGCCCTCCCTGAGCCGCTGCCGGACGTGATCCGCCTCGCCGGTGGCGGCATCCGGGACGACCGGTTTCGTGCGCTGGTGGCCGATGTGCTGGACGTGGAGCTGTCTCCTGTGGAACTGCGCAGCGCCTCCGCGGTGGGTGCGGCGATACTCGCCGCGGCCGGGGCCGGGCTTCCCGTCCCGCCCGCCGGTCGCGCCGACGGCAGCCCGGTCCGGCCGAGCGGCCGGGATCACAGCGCGGCCTTCGACCGTTATCGAGACCTGGTGGAGCCGCCCGCGGAGGACGAGTTCGGGCACGGGCACCACTGA
- a CDS encoding LamB/YcsF family protein, which produces MDTSSGPEGTAGRTGTDPSEAGTGTRSRPTTSTVDLNCDLGEGFGIWTLGDDDALLDVVTSANIACGFHAGDPSILRKVTDRAVAAGVVIGAQVSYRDLAGFGRRFIDVEPAALADDIVYQLGALDGFARIAGDRVRYVKPHGALYNAIVTHTEQAAAVVAAVRDYDPTLAVLGLPGSQWLAHAEAAGLSTVHEAFADRAYTARGTLVSRREANAVLHDASEIADRCVRMVRDGVVRATTGEDVEVRPHSLCVHGDTPGAVAIARLVRDRLTAAGITLEAFR; this is translated from the coding sequence ATGGACACGAGCAGCGGTCCCGAGGGAACGGCAGGCAGGACCGGCACCGATCCGAGCGAGGCAGGGACGGGTACGCGGTCACGGCCGACCACGTCCACGGTGGACCTCAACTGCGATCTCGGCGAGGGCTTCGGGATCTGGACACTCGGCGACGACGACGCGCTGCTGGACGTGGTGACCAGTGCCAACATCGCCTGCGGCTTCCATGCCGGCGATCCGAGCATCCTGCGCAAGGTCACCGATCGGGCCGTGGCCGCAGGCGTGGTGATCGGCGCCCAGGTCTCCTACCGCGACCTGGCAGGCTTCGGTCGTCGCTTCATCGACGTCGAACCGGCGGCGCTGGCCGACGACATCGTCTACCAGCTCGGCGCGCTCGACGGATTCGCCAGAATCGCGGGCGACCGGGTCCGCTACGTCAAACCGCATGGCGCGCTGTACAACGCGATCGTGACCCACACCGAGCAGGCGGCCGCCGTCGTCGCGGCGGTGCGGGACTACGACCCGACGCTGGCGGTGCTGGGGCTGCCCGGCTCGCAGTGGCTGGCCCACGCCGAGGCAGCCGGGCTGTCCACGGTCCACGAGGCCTTCGCCGATCGTGCCTACACGGCCCGAGGCACACTCGTATCGCGCCGCGAGGCGAACGCGGTGCTGCACGACGCCTCGGAGATCGCCGACCGGTGCGTCCGGATGGTGCGTGACGGCGTGGTGCGGGCGACGACGGGCGAGGACGTCGAGGTCCGGCCGCATTCACTGTGCGTCCACGGCGACACACCGGGCGCGGTGGCCATCGCCCGGCTGGTGCGGGATCGGCTCACGGCGGCGGGCATCACTCTCGAGGCCTTCCGGTGA
- the murG gene encoding undecaprenyldiphospho-muramoylpentapeptide beta-N-acetylglucosaminyltransferase, which produces MVGPAAGPTGRSDQHGADETVRFTPANGPAASAARGSAQPAGRGLCVVVAGGGTAGHIEPALALADAVRRLMPEARVVALGTERGLESRLVPARGYPLELIPPVPMPRKPSPDLLKLPLRVRSAVRDTRAVLARVGADVVVGFGGYVSLPAYLAARGRVPIVVHEANARAGLANKVGARFAAAVAAAVPDSGLPDAKVIGIPLRHSITSLDRRALRAEARAHFGLHPDAPTLLISGGSQGARTLNTAVSGAAGALSRAGIGVLHAYGPKNTVAVQSVPGTPPYVAVPYLERMDLALAAADLILCRSGAMTVAEVSAVGLPAVFVPLPHGNGEQALNAVPVVDAGGGLLIPDGELTAQRVIDTVLPLVLDQGRLAAMAGATAGSGHREAADVLATMVLRAAGR; this is translated from the coding sequence ATGGTCGGACCCGCAGCCGGTCCTACCGGCCGCAGCGATCAGCACGGCGCCGACGAGACGGTGCGCTTCACCCCTGCGAACGGCCCCGCCGCCTCCGCCGCGCGCGGTTCGGCGCAGCCCGCGGGACGAGGGCTGTGCGTCGTCGTCGCAGGCGGCGGCACCGCAGGGCACATCGAACCCGCGCTGGCCCTGGCCGACGCGGTCCGCAGACTGATGCCCGAGGCCAGGGTCGTCGCCCTGGGCACCGAGCGGGGCCTGGAGAGCAGGCTCGTCCCGGCCAGGGGATATCCGCTCGAACTGATCCCGCCGGTCCCGATGCCGAGGAAACCGAGCCCCGACCTGCTGAAGCTGCCGCTGCGGGTACGGTCCGCCGTGCGCGACACCCGCGCGGTGCTCGCCAGGGTCGGCGCGGACGTCGTCGTCGGTTTCGGCGGCTACGTGTCACTGCCCGCCTACCTCGCCGCCAGGGGACGGGTGCCGATCGTGGTCCACGAGGCGAACGCCCGGGCGGGGCTGGCCAACAAGGTCGGCGCCCGGTTCGCCGCAGCGGTCGCGGCCGCCGTGCCTGACAGCGGACTGCCCGACGCGAAGGTGATCGGCATCCCGCTTCGGCACTCCATCACCTCCCTGGACCGGCGGGCGCTGCGGGCGGAGGCCCGGGCCCACTTCGGGCTGCACCCGGACGCACCGACGCTGCTGATCTCCGGCGGATCGCAGGGAGCCAGGACGCTCAACACGGCCGTCTCCGGCGCGGCGGGTGCACTGTCCAGGGCGGGCATCGGCGTCCTGCACGCCTACGGCCCCAAGAACACCGTGGCGGTCCAGTCCGTCCCGGGCACCCCGCCCTACGTGGCGGTGCCCTATCTGGAGCGGATGGATCTCGCCTTGGCGGCGGCCGATCTGATTCTCTGTCGCTCCGGTGCGATGACGGTCGCGGAGGTCTCGGCGGTGGGACTCCCCGCCGTGTTCGTGCCGCTGCCGCACGGCAACGGCGAACAGGCCCTCAACGCGGTTCCGGTGGTCGACGCAGGCGGCGGTCTGCTGATCCCCGATGGGGAGCTGACGGCGCAGCGGGTGATCGACACCGTGCTTCCGCTGGTGCTGGATCAGGGGAGGCTCGCCGCGATGGCCGGGGCGACGGCAGGCAGCGGACACCGCGAGGCGGCCGACGTCCTGGCCACGATGGTGCTGCGGGCGGCGGGTCGATGA
- the murC gene encoding UDP-N-acetylmuramate--L-alanine ligase, whose product MELQKADGVLPPVLRRVHLVGIGGAGMSGIARILLARGAEVSGSDAKDSRTVLALRAQGAKVALGHEANHLDQLDEPPTAVVVSTAIRAVNPELAAAQERGITVLRRAEALAELTTGRRVVCVAGTHGKTSTTSMLTVALQRCRLDPSFAIGGDLNESGSNAHHGTGDVFVAEADESDGSFLFFTPDVAVVTNVEPDHLDHHGTAEAYTQVFESFVSRVRPGGVMIIGVDDPGSAALALHAEAAGVRVRRYGRDVEAPGDARIVGYAPAELLGNVTVDLLGDPGADQERLEIKVAVPGEHMAGNAVAALLAGLELGADRAELLAGLAGFRGVRRRFERKGEAGGVRVYDDYAHHPTEVSAQLRAARPVAGDHRLIVVFQPHLYSRTKTFAAEFGTALALADEVVVLDVYGAREEPEPGVTGSLVASHVPLPAERVRFEPSFEQVPEVVAELTRPGDVVITMGAGDVTMLGPEILSRLASVQER is encoded by the coding sequence ATGGAACTGCAGAAGGCCGACGGCGTGCTGCCGCCGGTGTTGCGGCGGGTGCACCTGGTGGGCATCGGCGGCGCCGGGATGAGCGGCATCGCCCGCATTCTACTGGCCAGGGGCGCCGAGGTCAGCGGCTCCGACGCCAAGGACTCCCGAACGGTGCTGGCACTGCGCGCCCAGGGCGCGAAGGTGGCACTCGGGCACGAGGCGAACCATCTCGACCAGCTCGACGAGCCGCCGACGGCGGTGGTGGTGTCCACCGCGATCCGGGCGGTCAATCCGGAACTCGCCGCTGCGCAGGAGCGGGGCATCACGGTGCTGCGGCGGGCCGAGGCACTGGCGGAGCTGACGACCGGCCGCCGCGTGGTGTGCGTCGCCGGAACCCACGGCAAGACGTCGACCACCTCGATGCTCACCGTGGCACTCCAGCGGTGCAGGCTCGATCCGTCGTTCGCCATCGGCGGTGATCTCAACGAGTCCGGCTCCAACGCCCACCACGGCACGGGCGACGTGTTCGTCGCCGAGGCAGACGAGAGCGACGGCTCGTTCCTGTTCTTCACCCCCGACGTCGCGGTGGTCACCAACGTCGAGCCGGATCACCTGGATCACCACGGCACGGCCGAGGCCTACACCCAGGTGTTCGAGTCCTTCGTGTCCCGAGTCCGTCCCGGCGGCGTGATGATCATCGGCGTCGACGACCCGGGCTCGGCCGCGCTGGCCCTGCACGCCGAGGCGGCGGGCGTCCGGGTCCGTCGGTACGGCCGAGACGTCGAGGCGCCGGGTGACGCCCGCATCGTCGGTTACGCGCCTGCCGAGCTCCTCGGCAATGTCACGGTCGACCTGCTCGGCGACCCCGGCGCCGACCAGGAGCGGCTGGAGATCAAGGTCGCCGTCCCTGGCGAGCACATGGCGGGCAATGCGGTCGCCGCGCTGCTGGCAGGCCTGGAACTGGGCGCCGATCGTGCCGAGCTGCTCGCCGGGCTGGCGGGCTTTCGCGGGGTCCGCCGACGGTTCGAGCGCAAGGGCGAGGCGGGCGGGGTCCGGGTCTACGACGATTACGCGCACCATCCGACGGAGGTGTCGGCCCAGCTGCGGGCGGCGCGACCGGTCGCGGGGGATCATCGGCTGATCGTGGTCTTCCAGCCCCACCTGTACTCGCGGACCAAGACCTTCGCCGCCGAGTTCGGGACGGCGCTTGCGCTGGCCGACGAGGTGGTGGTCCTCGACGTCTACGGCGCCAGGGAGGAGCCGGAGCCGGGTGTCACCGGCAGTCTGGTCGCCTCGCACGTCCCGCTGCCCGCCGAGCGGGTGCGGTTCGAGCCGTCGTTCGAGCAGGTGCCCGAGGTCGTCGCGGAGCTGACCCGGCCCGGCGACGTGGTGATCACCATGGGCGCGGGGGACGTCACCATGCTGGGGCCGGAGATCCTCAGCAGGCTCGCCTCGGTGCAGGAGCGGTAG
- a CDS encoding 5-oxoprolinase subunit B family protein yields the protein MRNPDAEPDADASPPTEAGRHATAPPESSDPASTPASPADASVPTTAPRPAVHRVGRGALLVELDDLTQVQALHHSLTADRPEAVDEIVPAARTVLISFDADRLAADRLITELRSRDLSPVPNREGTLVEIPVSYSGPDLGEVAELTGLSEQDVVRRHCGREYRVAFCGFAPGFGYLVGGDPLLTVPRRETPRVRVPGGSVAVADEFSAVYPRDSPGGWRLLGRTELALWQTDRPEPALLTPGDRVRFREVR from the coding sequence ATGCGGAATCCCGACGCCGAGCCGGACGCCGACGCCTCTCCCCCCACCGAGGCGGGCAGGCACGCGACGGCCCCGCCCGAGTCGAGCGACCCGGCGAGCACCCCCGCCTCGCCCGCCGACGCGAGCGTCCCCACTACTGCGCCGAGGCCTGCCGTCCACCGCGTCGGACGCGGTGCGCTGCTCGTGGAACTCGACGACCTCACCCAGGTACAGGCCCTGCACCATTCGCTGACCGCCGACCGGCCCGAGGCGGTCGACGAGATCGTGCCTGCGGCACGCACCGTGCTGATCTCCTTCGATGCCGACCGGCTGGCGGCGGACCGGCTGATCACCGAGCTGAGATCGCGAGACCTCTCCCCCGTTCCGAACCGGGAGGGCACCCTGGTGGAGATCCCGGTGTCCTATTCCGGACCCGACCTCGGGGAGGTCGCCGAGCTGACCGGACTGTCCGAACAGGACGTGGTGCGACGCCACTGCGGCCGGGAGTACCGGGTCGCGTTCTGCGGATTCGCCCCCGGCTTCGGTTACCTGGTCGGCGGCGACCCGCTGCTCACGGTGCCGCGCCGGGAGACCCCGAGGGTTCGGGTGCCCGGCGGGTCGGTGGCCGTCGCCGACGAGTTCAGCGCGGTCTACCCCCGGGACTCCCCCGGCGGCTGGCGACTGCTGGGCCGGACCGAGCTGGCGTTGTGGCAGACCGATCGGCCTGAGCCTGCCCTGTTGACGCCGGGGGACCGCGTCCGCTTCCGCGAGGTGCGCTGA
- a CDS encoding 5-oxoprolinase subunit C family protein, with translation MSVERRASMTVHAPGSLATVQDLGRPGYAALGVTRSGAADRPALRLANRLVGNAESCAAIEATFGGLRVEFDAPTLLALTGAPLPAALNGRAIGMHGPVWAEAGEELSLGLPALGLRTYLAVRGGIAVPPILGSRSTDLLSGLGPAPLVEGTRLPLGPRPEDWPVVSQAPVAPLPEIPVLRLHPGPRDDWFDPEALRLLCTSDYEVTEQSNRVGLRLAGPPLRRRVSRELPSEGMVRGAIQVPASGLPVLFHVDHPVTGGYPVIAVVDEDDLPAAAQVRPGGLLRFRLATGPG, from the coding sequence ATGTCCGTCGAACGACGCGCCTCGATGACGGTGCACGCGCCCGGATCACTGGCCACGGTGCAGGACCTCGGCCGCCCCGGCTACGCGGCGCTGGGGGTGACCCGTTCCGGCGCGGCCGACCGGCCCGCGCTGCGCCTCGCCAACCGGCTGGTGGGCAATGCCGAGTCCTGCGCGGCGATCGAGGCCACGTTCGGCGGCCTGCGGGTCGAGTTCGACGCGCCCACCCTGCTGGCGCTCACCGGAGCGCCGCTGCCCGCCGCCCTGAACGGGCGGGCGATCGGCATGCACGGCCCGGTCTGGGCCGAGGCGGGCGAGGAGTTGAGTCTGGGCCTGCCCGCCCTCGGTCTCCGCACCTATCTCGCGGTGCGTGGCGGCATCGCCGTTCCGCCGATACTCGGATCTCGCTCCACCGACCTGCTCTCCGGGCTGGGTCCCGCGCCGCTGGTCGAGGGCACCCGACTGCCGTTGGGACCCCGGCCCGAGGACTGGCCGGTGGTGAGTCAGGCGCCGGTGGCCCCGCTGCCCGAGATCCCGGTGCTGCGGCTGCACCCCGGCCCCCGAGACGACTGGTTCGACCCGGAGGCCCTCCGGCTGCTGTGCACGAGCGACTACGAGGTGACGGAGCAGAGCAATCGCGTCGGCCTACGGCTGGCAGGCCCGCCGCTGCGCCGCCGGGTGTCGCGCGAGCTGCCCTCCGAAGGCATGGTCCGGGGCGCGATCCAGGTGCCCGCGAGCGGCCTGCCCGTGCTGTTCCACGTCGACCATCCAGTCACCGGCGGCTACCCGGTCATCGCCGTGGTGGACGAGGACGACCTGCCTGCCGCCGCCCAGGTCCGGCCCGGCGGGCTGCTCCGCTTCCGGCTCGCGACCGGGCCAGGCTGA
- a CDS encoding cell division protein FtsQ/DivIB, whose product MAAATVRGARRVRRAGQAGARGSAPAGPGSRSARTERRSGGANAGGGRAARGAGDTATRSGPVRSIRGRSVRARSRRGRPRRVRRTPRSVLRDLLRPRGLSILLLAILTVAAVLWYTPLLSVRTVEVAGVQELAEGDVLDAAGVTLGTPMLRLDTGTVHERIAGLPRVAEVTVGRSWPSTAVLTVVEREPVVLLRDSDGLWLTDRTGLAYATVDEPPAGLPELQVDSPGPHDPVTLAAVQVVDSLPAEVRSEVLSVSADSTRDIRLALSLGREVRWGEALDSERKGRVLAALLTQEGSVYDVAAPDLPTIS is encoded by the coding sequence ATGGCCGCCGCCACGGTTCGGGGAGCCCGGCGCGTGCGGCGTGCCGGGCAGGCCGGGGCGCGCGGGTCGGCACCTGCCGGGCCCGGTTCGCGGTCCGCCCGGACCGAGCGGCGCTCCGGCGGTGCGAATGCCGGGGGCGGCCGGGCGGCCCGAGGCGCCGGAGACACCGCGACCAGGTCGGGCCCGGTCCGCTCGATCCGCGGCCGCTCGGTGCGGGCCCGATCGCGCCGAGGCAGACCGCGTCGGGTGCGGCGGACTCCTCGGTCCGTGCTGCGCGATCTGTTGCGCCCCAGAGGACTGTCGATCCTGCTGCTGGCGATCCTCACCGTCGCGGCGGTGCTCTGGTACACCCCGCTGCTGTCGGTGCGCACCGTCGAGGTCGCGGGCGTCCAGGAACTCGCGGAGGGGGACGTCCTCGACGCGGCGGGCGTCACCCTGGGCACGCCCATGCTGCGGCTGGACACCGGAACGGTGCACGAGAGGATCGCCGGGCTGCCCAGGGTTGCCGAGGTCACCGTCGGACGCTCGTGGCCGTCGACGGCGGTGCTGACCGTCGTCGAACGGGAGCCCGTGGTGCTGCTGCGCGATTCCGACGGGCTCTGGCTCACCGATCGGACCGGACTCGCCTACGCGACGGTGGACGAACCTCCTGCCGGGCTGCCCGAGTTGCAGGTGGACAGCCCCGGACCGCACGACCCGGTCACGCTGGCGGCCGTGCAGGTCGTGGACTCGCTGCCTGCCGAGGTCCGGTCGGAGGTGCTCTCGGTGAGCGCGGACTCGACGCGGGACATCCGGCTTGCGCTGAGCCTTGGTCGCGAGGTCCGCTGGGGCGAGGCCCTCGACTCCGAGCGCAAGGGGCGGGTGCTGGCCGCGCTCCTCACGCAGGAGGGCTCGGTGTACGACGTCGCCGCACCCGACCTGCCGACGATCAGCTGA
- a CDS encoding helix-turn-helix domain-containing protein: MSGPSLRRRQLGAALRELRMARGISVLEAARQTSLSTPTVSRIENGVRRVRPVDVRVLLAAYGVDLAEAGRYLELAEEADRPGWWERAHPTVSQAGAYQLEMESTATELRSWHPELLPPLAQTDGYLRAVRTAALPELSAEELDEAVRLGRTRREALSDNGTRLISVVGEGALRRLVGGAREMRDQLDWLLVAGQQPEFSIRVLPFHSGAHPAMESAFTLLGFDDVPGRSAVWLESDRVAQVVEHPEDVEHYAATFDLLSWSALSEADSARLIDSIAAGLR, encoded by the coding sequence ATGTCCGGTCCCAGCCTGAGAAGGCGGCAGCTCGGCGCCGCGCTGCGTGAGCTGCGCATGGCGCGGGGTATCTCCGTGCTGGAGGCCGCTCGACAGACCAGCCTCTCGACGCCGACGGTCAGCCGCATCGAGAACGGCGTGCGCCGGGTGCGCCCGGTGGACGTGCGCGTGCTGCTGGCGGCCTACGGCGTCGACCTCGCCGAGGCGGGCCGCTACCTCGAGCTCGCCGAGGAGGCCGACCGCCCCGGCTGGTGGGAGCGGGCGCATCCCACGGTCAGCCAGGCCGGGGCCTATCAGCTGGAGATGGAGAGCACCGCGACGGAGCTGCGGAGCTGGCATCCCGAGCTGCTGCCGCCGCTCGCTCAGACCGACGGGTATCTGCGAGCGGTGCGGACGGCGGCGCTGCCAGAGCTGTCCGCCGAGGAACTCGACGAGGCGGTCCGGCTCGGGCGGACCCGGCGGGAGGCCCTCTCGGACAACGGCACTCGCCTCATCTCGGTGGTAGGGGAGGGCGCCCTGCGGCGTCTGGTGGGCGGGGCTCGTGAGATGCGTGATCAGCTCGACTGGCTGTTGGTCGCCGGTCAGCAGCCCGAGTTCTCGATCCGCGTCCTGCCCTTCCACAGTGGAGCGCACCCGGCGATGGAGTCGGCCTTCACCCTGCTGGGGTTCGACGACGTGCCCGGCCGGTCGGCGGTCTGGTTGGAGAGCGACCGCGTCGCGCAGGTAGTGGAGCACCCGGAGGACGTCGAGCACTACGCGGCGACGTTCGACCTGCTGTCCTGGAGCGCGCTCTCCGAGGCGGACTCCGCCCGGCTGATCGACTCCATCGCCGCAGGGCTGCGCTGA
- the fgd gene encoding glucose-6-phosphate dehydrogenase (coenzyme-F420), translating into MLKIGYKASAEQFEPRTLLKFGVLAEEAGFDSVMISDHFQPWKHTDGHAPYAFAWLGALGERTTRVQIGTSVLTPTFRHHPSLVAQATATLGVLFPGRVILGVGTGESLNEVPATGIEWPAYKERFERLGESVGLIRELWQRDHVSHEGTYYRTENATVYDRPDEQIPIFIAAGGPRMARFAGRSGDGMICTSGKGVELYRDALLPGLVEGATKAGRDPEKLERMIEVKVSFDLDRARAMEDTRNWAALALPPESKVGVEDPREMERLAAELTAEQAASRWIVSDDAEEHVERIKAYLDLGFDHLVFHAPGEDQPRFLQLYAEQVLPRLRELSPARLG; encoded by the coding sequence ATGCTTAAGATTGGCTACAAGGCGTCGGCGGAGCAGTTCGAGCCGCGCACGCTGCTGAAGTTCGGCGTGCTCGCCGAGGAGGCCGGCTTCGACTCGGTGATGATCAGCGATCACTTCCAGCCGTGGAAGCACACCGACGGACACGCGCCGTACGCCTTCGCCTGGCTCGGTGCACTCGGCGAGCGGACCACCAGGGTGCAGATCGGCACAAGCGTGCTCACCCCGACGTTTCGACACCACCCCTCGCTGGTCGCGCAGGCCACCGCGACGCTGGGCGTGCTCTTCCCCGGCCGGGTCATCCTGGGCGTGGGCACCGGGGAGTCCCTCAACGAGGTGCCAGCCACCGGGATCGAGTGGCCTGCGTACAAGGAGCGCTTCGAGCGGCTCGGCGAGTCGGTCGGGCTGATCAGAGAGCTGTGGCAGCGCGACCACGTCAGCCATGAGGGCACCTACTACCGCACGGAGAACGCGACGGTCTACGACCGGCCCGACGAGCAGATCCCGATCTTCATCGCGGCGGGCGGACCCAGGATGGCCCGGTTCGCGGGCCGGTCCGGTGACGGGATGATCTGCACCAGCGGCAAGGGCGTCGAGCTGTACCGCGACGCGCTGCTGCCCGGCCTGGTCGAGGGGGCGACCAAGGCGGGTCGCGATCCCGAGAAGCTGGAACGCATGATCGAGGTGAAGGTCTCCTTCGACCTCGACCGCGCGAGGGCGATGGAGGACACCCGTAACTGGGCCGCGCTGGCGCTGCCGCCGGAGTCCAAGGTCGGGGTGGAGGACCCGCGTGAGATGGAGCGGCTGGCCGCCGAGCTGACCGCCGAGCAGGCCGCGAGCCGATGGATCGTCTCCGACGACGCCGAGGAACACGTCGAGCGGATCAAGGCGTACCTCGATCTCGGCTTCGATCACCTGGTGTTCCATGCGCCCGGCGAGGACCAGCCCCGGTTCCTCCAGCTCTACGCGGAGCAGGTCCTGCCGCGCCTGCGTGAGCTGAGCCCGGCTCGGCTCGGCTGA